A genome region from Gadus macrocephalus chromosome 15, ASM3116895v1 includes the following:
- the hs3st1l1 gene encoding heparan sulfate (glucosamine) 3-O-sulfotransferase 1-like1 produces MACFLASVFFLVLQSYAAPPELLQAAVTLHTLDLEAGTSANVSGDLPPPGTSKRAPHSIIIGVRKGGTRALLEMLDIHPEVAVAATEVHFFDWDENYAKGFEWYRDLMPYSYPRQITVEKTPGYFTSPLAPERIRAMNSSIKLLLILRDPAERVVSDYTQVYFNRLESHKPVQAIENLLVRNGALNTRYKAIHRSLYDVHMRNWLRHFPLEQIHIVDGDTLIHDPLPELQKVERFLNLPPRIVSSNFYFNQTKGFYCIRSDGRERCLHESKGRPHPAVNSTVLQKLRSYLREHNHSFYRLVKRTFDWQ; encoded by the coding sequence ATGGCCTGCTTCCTGGCGTCCGTCTTTTTCCTGGTCCTCCAGTCGTACGCTGCCCCACCGGAGCTGCTCCAGGCAGCGGTCACCCTGCACACGCTGGACCTCGAAGCGGGAACATCCGCCAACGTCTCGGGGGACCTCCCGCCCCCAGGCACGAGCAAACGAGCCCCGCACAGCATCATCATCGGGGTGCGCAAGGGCGGCACCCGAGCCCTGCTGGAGATGCTGGACATCCACCCcgaggtggcggtggcggccacCGAGGTGCACTTCTTCGACTGGGACGAGAACTACGCCAAGGGCTTCGAGTGGTACCGCGACCTGATGCCCTACTCGTACCCCAGGCAGATCACGGTGGAGAAGACGCCGGGCTACTTCACGTCGCCCCTGGCGCCCGAGCGCATCCGCGCCATGAACTCGTCCATCAAGCTGCTGCTGATCCTTCGGGACCCTGCGGAGCGGGTGGTCTCGGACTACACCCAGGTGTACTTCAACCGGCTGGAGAGCCACAAGCCCGTGCAGGCCATCGAGAACCTGCTGGTGCGCAACGGCGCCCTCAACACCCGCTACAAGGCCATCCACCGCAGCCTCTACGACGTGCACATGCGCAACTGGCTGCGCCACTTCCCACTGGAGCAGATCCACATCGTGGACGGGGACACGCTGATCCACGACCCGCTGCCCGAGCTGCAGAAGGTGGAGCGCTTCCTCAACCTGCCCCCCAGGATAGTGTCCTCTAACTTCTACTTCAACCAGACCAAGGGCTTCTACTGCATTCGCAGCGACGGGCGGGAGCGCTGCCTGCACGAGTCCAAAGGGCGGCCGCACCCGGCTGTGAACAGCACCGTGCTGCAGAAGCTGCGCTCGTACCTGCGCGAGCACAACCATAGCTTCTACCGGCTGGTGAAGCGCACGTTTGACTGGCAATGA